In a single window of the Pseudogemmatithrix spongiicola genome:
- a CDS encoding HD-GYP domain-containing protein translates to MTEAVKFLTTFAQALATMSLYSEGHPARARGIEQAFERLQVLQETDPKPRFSFLGQDVVYGEMSLRELGDWDWGTRLANAGVQRVEFQKGTTREEFELFLDEVLARITLQAIDSTTRSPEKRSTIKFGAIGVKGGEDPKLVLPVPTTNFTYTLGEEADTVEWMHREVQETGELPLFEAESVVRSLSLAMHGDRNIVMPLLQLKEFDQYTTTHSLNVSVLTMALAEWMGMGPSDVRAFGVAGLLHDLGKVRIPKEVLTKPGKLTDEEWVIMRKHPIDGAKIIYESDHNLDLAAAVAYEHHIMINGQGYPRRHFERGVHSASKLVHVCDVYDALRTNRPYREAWEPERVLKQIEQGAGPDFDLEAATAFIGMMKQWEAREAVVA, encoded by the coding sequence GTGACCGAAGCCGTGAAGTTCCTCACGACGTTCGCGCAGGCCTTGGCGACGATGTCCCTCTACTCGGAGGGGCATCCGGCGCGCGCGCGCGGCATCGAGCAGGCCTTCGAGCGGCTGCAGGTCCTGCAGGAGACCGACCCGAAGCCACGCTTCTCGTTTCTCGGGCAGGACGTCGTGTACGGCGAGATGTCGCTGCGCGAACTCGGGGACTGGGACTGGGGCACCCGTCTCGCCAACGCGGGCGTGCAGCGCGTGGAGTTCCAGAAGGGCACGACACGCGAGGAGTTCGAGCTGTTCCTCGATGAGGTACTGGCGCGCATCACGCTGCAGGCCATCGACTCCACGACGCGCAGTCCCGAGAAGCGTTCGACGATCAAGTTCGGCGCGATCGGCGTGAAGGGCGGCGAGGATCCCAAGCTGGTCCTGCCGGTACCGACGACCAACTTCACGTACACGCTCGGCGAGGAAGCCGATACGGTGGAGTGGATGCACCGCGAAGTGCAGGAGACGGGCGAACTGCCGCTGTTCGAGGCCGAGTCCGTGGTGCGGTCGCTCTCGCTGGCGATGCACGGCGACCGCAACATCGTGATGCCGCTGCTGCAGCTCAAGGAATTCGACCAGTACACGACGACGCACTCGCTGAACGTCTCCGTGCTGACGATGGCGCTGGCGGAGTGGATGGGCATGGGCCCGAGCGACGTGCGTGCGTTCGGCGTCGCCGGCCTGCTGCACGACCTTGGCAAGGTCCGCATCCCCAAGGAAGTGCTGACCAAGCCGGGCAAGCTGACGGACGAGGAGTGGGTGATCATGCGCAAGCACCCGATCGACGGGGCGAAGATCATCTACGAGAGCGACCACAACCTCGATCTCGCGGCGGCGGTGGCCTACGAGCACCACATCATGATCAACGGGCAGGGCTATCCGCGGCGGCACTTCGAGCGCGGCGTGCACTCGGCGAGCAAGCTGGTGCACGTCTGCGACGTGTACGACGCATTGCGCACCAACCGCCCGTACCGCGAGGCCTGGGAGCCGGAGCGCGTGCTGAAGCAGATCGAACAGGGCGCGGGGCCGGACTTCGACCTCGAGGCCGCGACCGCGTTCATCGGCATGATGAAGCAGTGGGAAGCGCGCGAGGCGGTGGTCGCATGA